gcaaacgctccgactgttctgacggcttgtttttgttgtgttcTACACAATACAATACAACTTTCAGCACCCTAGTTAGAATACCGCTCACCAAATTTAACTATCTATGCGGAAATCACGACCTTCGATATAATGACAAAACGATAATCACGTTTGCGTGGCCctgtcaattttttcttataaagtTTCAGTGAATTTTACGACCAGAGTCAATCCGAAAATAAAACTTACAATAGACGCCGATCGTAGTGAACCGATCGAAAAACATTCCGCATAAAGACGAGAAATGATATTCTCAACAGGGTTGCTAGTTGCCTACATGGCCGTCAGTATTTCGGGTCAACTATCAACCGATATTAGTTTTTTGGAATCAGTCGCAGATGTACTAATCTCTGTTGTTGGTACGGTGAACTCGTTTAATGGGCCCGCATCCATCTCTCACGCTCCAACATCACCCGCAAGTAATAAACGAGCAACGCAGGCAAATGTGAGGTACTACAACAACTATGCGCAAGCATCATACTGttcaaatcaattgaaaacgttAGGTTGCCTGCCTTGTATGGGCTTTAAAAAGGACATTAACACTAACAATGGAGTTGCGGGTAAGACAAGTTAAAAAACGTTTCGctttaaaggattttttaatATACAAACGAACCGATCCATAGTCTTCAAAAATATCCTATTCAATACGTTGGCATTTGTAACGGTGTCAGACTCGCGAAAAGAAATCGCTGTCACATTTCGTGGCACTATTGTGGATCTTAGGAACTACCTACTGGATGCAGCTTTCTTTAATGTTGGCTTTGGcaacataaaatttcatttcggcTTTTATGTAGCGACAATGTCCCTGTATAACAATGTAAGTCGAGTTGCGGGAAACGGCAGTCGTAGTCATAATTGCTCTGATAATAACATGGTGTAGATTTCAAGCTGACTAAAAATATTACCGCAAGTTAACGTCGATAGTATTCTCCGTATGAATTTACACCGACTAATAATACATAGCCATTTTGACTACAACCGGCATTTCCCGCAACTCGATGTGAAATTGTCTCAACCTTCAATGCCGTTTTAAGGTAATCCAAGCTATCGGATATCAACTTCAACAACACCCAACTTACAAGTTGGTGATCATTGGTCACAGCCTTGGCGGAGCTATGGCGAGATTAACCGCGttcttcatcaaaataaattaccaGTTTCCAGGTGCTACGATCGAATTGTACACCTACGGTGAACCAAGGGTTGGAAACAAAGCGTTCGCCGACTACTGCAACAGCTGGAATATTTTATCAGCCAGATGCGTTAACAAGTACGACCGTCACTAGAATCGATTCAATGGCATAACATATTCCATTTACTACCGCAGGAATGACGTCGTTCCACATGTTCCACCGACAAGTCTTCTGGGAACTGACCTCCTCTATAATTTCTATGTTCATCCACAACTGGAGGTCTGGATCCAGAGTGACAGGATTACCAATTGCAATGACAAATTCTATGAAGACCCAGCGTGTTCGGACATCTCTGACCCATCATATACAATCGATGATCATATAAATTACTTCAATGTGACGAGCACTGTTTGTGGCGAAGTTGTGATGCCAGCATTTCTACCAATGATTCCTCCTGCACTGCCAACGAAAATTGTGAACTTTGCAGGTGGTGCCATCCGCTTTCAATaaggttgatttttttaatcacCCGTTCAAAAATCGGATGCCTTCACTGCATGCCATTCATAGTTTTCCTTTGAGTTTGTTAAGCCACAAACTTACATTAAAATACATCACATTGATACGGTGATGTAATTTTCGgattcttttgttttcttttagaGTTAGAGAAACGCACTGGTAGGAGTCATTCATATTTGTGCACAattttgattcagctgttcgaccagctggtccatgtaaacaaacaaactttgCCAGTTTTAAAATTGAGAGTAGATAAAAATGGCAACGGTGCAGTGGTTTGTTTAATATCATTgataaagaaatgaaaagagTCGCGTGCATTTCGAATGTATTAGTAACAATGGGCGAGCATTTGTTTCGACACGAATTCGATCAACGCACTtaaagcaaaagtggtactctaaatagggtactgaaacttgacagtgctccatacaaaattttacactgtaaaaagagtgtggataaaatttcatacaaaaagtactctatttggtaGCTTATTAAGCACcgagtgccaatagtctctttataatactgtggctaatggcaccgggtgccaatagtctctttattatccTGCGGCTAATGGCAtcaggtgccaatagtctctttattatactaatgctaatcgcacccggtgccattagccacagtattataaagagactattgacACCCGGTgacattagccacagtattacaaaaagactattggcacccggaaaaattaaaatttgaataaaaaatccggatattttgaaaataaaactttatgaaatgtaacgtaaaggcggattgttcgatcctgaggaattcatccttttacgaaatgtaacgcaAAGCGCTAGGAATAATGGGACCGTGGAGTAGTGACgccatcaaattttttatgatCTTAAgccaaattatttatttatttatttcgtcaaTGGCATCCGCCCCCTGACTActtgcatttttaattttacaataaaagacCAGAAAAAGATTATACATGtcaagttgaatgaaaaaaatagaataaCAACATTCACCAACGTCACATAGGAGTGAGTCACGTCTCGTTTGACCAATAACCAGAAAGTCGTCAATATGTCGTTTTCTGAGCCACCTGGAAATGAACGGTTAGTGGTTAGCGGGAGCCAGTCGACTAGACTGGCTCGATTTGGCACAAGTCGATAAGACTCGGAGTTAAGTCGTGAGACCACTTTTTAAAGTGGTGAGACCTAAATAACCTAATCGATAccgcagggcctattttacggaaacatgtttctcaagtttttgaaagtttccaaaatgtttctgaaaag
The sequence above is a segment of the Bradysia coprophila strain Holo2 unplaced genomic scaffold, BU_Bcop_v1 contig_70, whole genome shotgun sequence genome. Coding sequences within it:
- the LOC119083836 gene encoding lipase-like — encoded protein: MIFSTGLLVAYMAVSISGQLSTDISFLESVADVLISVVGTVNSFNGPASISHAPTSPASNKRATQANVRYYNNYAQASYCSNQLKTLGCLPCMGFKKDINTNNGVAVFKNILFNTLAFVTVSDSRKEIAVTFRGTIVDLRNYLLDAAFFNVGFGNIKFHFGFYVATMSLYNNVIQAIGYQLQQHPTYKLVIIGHSLGGAMARLTAFFIKINYQFPGATIELYTYGEPRVGNKAFADYCNSWNILSARCVNKNDVVPHVPPTSLLGTDLLYNFYVHPQLEVWIQSDRITNCNDKFYEDPACSDISDPSYTIDDHINYFNVTSTVCGEVVMPAFLPMIPPALPTKIVNFAGGAIRFQ